The Methylocella tundrae genome contains the following window.
GTGTTCGAGCGCGCCGGTGAAAACGACGGTCTTGCCGGCGACCGGGCTTTCCGAGACGATAGCCTCCATCGGCTGCGGCGTCACATGCTCGAGCAGCGCGTCCAGTGCCTGCTCATTATGCGGCTCGGCGAAGAAATCGGCGATGGCCTCGGCGACGATTTCGCCAAATCCTTCGATATTATTGATCTCCGCGCGCGCCTCCGAACCCTCGGCGGCGGCGCGGCCGGTCTCGCGCAGCGCCGCGAATGAGCCGAAATGACGCGCGAGACGGCGCGCATTGGTCTCGCCGACATGTCTTATGCCGAGCGCATAGATGAAGCGGTTGAGCGGCGGCTCCCGCCGCGCCTCGATCGCCCTGAACAGATTGCGGGTCGAGGTCTCGCCATAGCCCTCACGGTCCTTCAGCTTTTTCAACGAGGCTTTGTCGCGCACCTCCAGCGTGAAAATATCCGCGGGCGTCTTGATCAGCCCATCATGATAAAACTGCTCGATCTGCTTGTCCCCGAGCCCTTCGATATCCAGCGCATTGCGGGAGGCGAAATGCTTGAGCCGTTCCACCGCCTGCGCCGAACAGATAAGGCCGCCTGTGCAGCGGCGCACGACATCGGCGACGCCCGTCTTTTCGTCGATCTCGCGGATCGCCGCCGACCCGCAGACGGGACAATGGTCGGGAAAAACATAGGGCTTGGCGCCCTGCGGGCGCTTTTCCAGCACGGGTCCGAGAACCTGGGGGATGACGTCGCCGGCGCGCTGGATTCTTACCGTATCGCCGATGCGAATATCCTTGCGCGCGATCTCGTCCTCATTGTGGAGCGTCGCATTGGAGACGACGACGCCGCCGACCGTCACCGGATCAAGGCGCGCGACGGGGGTCAGCGCGCCCGTTCGGCCGACTTGAATTTCGATGTCACGCAAAACGGTCGTCGCCTGTTCGGCGGGAAATTTATGCGCGATCGCCCAGCGCGGGGAACGCGAGACGAAGCCGAGCCTCTCCTGCAACGCAAGCGAATCGACCTTGTAGACAACCCCGTCGATGTCATAGCCGAGAGAGGCGCGCATCGCCTCGATCCGGTAGTATTGTTCAAGCAGTTCCTGCGCCGAATGGCAGAGCGTCATCAAGGGATTGACCGGCAGGCCGAAAGATTTGAAGGCGGCGACCATGCCCATTTGGGTCTCGGCCGGCAGGCTGCTCGCCTCGCCCCACGCATAGGCGAAGAAATGCAGCGGACGCCCCGCAGTGACGGAAGGATCGAGCTGGCGCAGCGAGCCTGCCGCCGCATTGCGCGGATTGGCGAAAACAGGCTTGCCCGCCTCGATCTGGCGCGCATTCATCGCGGCAAAATCCCCATGCGTCATATAGACTTCGCCGCGCACCTCGAGAACGCCGGGCGGCTCGCCGCGCAGCTTTGCCGGGATTTCACCGATGGTGCGCACATTGGCGGTGACGTCCTCGCCCTCAAAGCCGTCGCCGCGGGTCGCAGCCTGAACCAGTTCGCCATGCTCGAAGCGCAGCGAGCAGGACAGTCCGTCGATCTTGGGCTCCGCCGTGATGGCGAGCTTTGCCTCGGGCGCAAGGCCGAGAAACCGGCGCACGCGCGCGGCGAATTCCGCCACGTCCTCGTCGCTGAAGACGTTGCCGAGCGAGAGCATCGGAACCTTGTGGCGGACTTTTGCGAATTTCTCGGACGGCGCCGCGCCGACTTTTTTGGTGAGTGAAGCGGGCGTCGAAAGCTCTGGAAAAGCGGCCTCAAGCGCGCCATAGCGCAGGCGCAAAGCGTCATATTCGGCGTCCGAGACGGTCGGCGCATCCTCAGTGTAATAGCGCCTGTCATGGGCGCTGATCTCGGCTTCAAGGCGCGCATGTTCACGGCGCGCCTGCCCGAGGGTCAGCGTATCGACGGGCTTTGGCTGTTTCATAGCGGCAGAATTAGCATGGGCGCGGGAAGCCGAGAAGGCAGGCAAATGGCGTCAGAGCTGAATGGGCGTCGGCGAGCAATGACCACAGGTGCGCCAGGCTTTGCGCCTACGCCTGCCGCCACACGCCCGGCTGATAGCCAAATACCCGCTCATAGCGGGCGATCTCGTCCTTTGGCCCCAAAAACTTCGCTGGATTGTCGGAGAGTTTTACCGCCGGACGGCCCTCGACCTCGATCACTTTGCACACCAGCGAAGGCGGCATCACATCGACATCGGCGCCATGCGGCACGCAGCCGGCGAAATCATTGGTGAGATTGGTGCCCCAGCCGATCGAAACCTGCGCCCGGCCGCGCAGATGGCGCACGCTCGCCTCGATCGAATCGCTCGTCATGCCGTCGGAGAGAACGATCAGTTTCTGACCCGGATCACGGCCCCGCGCCGTCCACCAGTCGATCAGTTCCTCCGCGCCTTCGATCGGCGGCTTTGAATCAGGGCGCGCGCCCGTCCAGTCGGCGGCCCAATCCGGCGCCGCCTTC
Protein-coding sequences here:
- the ligA gene encoding NAD-dependent DNA ligase LigA, whose translation is MKQPKPVDTLTLGQARREHARLEAEISAHDRRYYTEDAPTVSDAEYDALRLRYGALEAAFPELSTPASLTKKVGAAPSEKFAKVRHKVPMLSLGNVFSDEDVAEFAARVRRFLGLAPEAKLAITAEPKIDGLSCSLRFEHGELVQAATRGDGFEGEDVTANVRTIGEIPAKLRGEPPGVLEVRGEVYMTHGDFAAMNARQIEAGKPVFANPRNAAAGSLRQLDPSVTAGRPLHFFAYAWGEASSLPAETQMGMVAAFKSFGLPVNPLMTLCHSAQELLEQYYRIEAMRASLGYDIDGVVYKVDSLALQERLGFVSRSPRWAIAHKFPAEQATTVLRDIEIQVGRTGALTPVARLDPVTVGGVVVSNATLHNEDEIARKDIRIGDTVRIQRAGDVIPQVLGPVLEKRPQGAKPYVFPDHCPVCGSAAIREIDEKTGVADVVRRCTGGLICSAQAVERLKHFASRNALDIEGLGDKQIEQFYHDGLIKTPADIFTLEVRDKASLKKLKDREGYGETSTRNLFRAIEARREPPLNRFIYALGIRHVGETNARRLARHFGSFAALRETGRAAAEGSEARAEINNIEGFGEIVAEAIADFFAEPHNEQALDALLEHVTPQPMEAIVSESPVAGKTVVFTGALEHMTRDEAKAQAERLGAKVAASVSKKTDLVVAGPGAGSKLAKAAEFGVETISEEDWLKLTGRR